One window of the Candidatus Jettenia sp. genome contains the following:
- a CDS encoding aminotransferase class V-fold PLP-dependent enzyme, translated as MIYLDNAATTFPKPEIVYKTMDTFYRTLGANPGRSGHRMAVAAEKEIEDTRNVVARLFGIKDSRRFIFTFNATDAINMGIKGLLKTGDHAITTHLEHNAVSRSLYSLEKKGIITITKVKNSLEGLIDPNDIKTAITSKTRLIVMAHAPNVLGTIQPIKEIGSIAREHDILFMVDAAQTAGVCEIDVNKYAIDMLAFTGHKGTLGPTGTGGLYVGERLTLDPWREGGTGFEPALLSQPEELPFKLESGTPNTVGIAGLRAGIEYIASAGIHTIRMHEQKLINKLIQALKDDQRFILYGTQEISKKVGILSLNVKGFKPAEIGAILDQSFDIAVRPGLHCAPFAHQMMGTFPDGTVRISPGCFTTEEEIDQLIAALDQIASEEI; from the coding sequence ATGATCTATCTCGATAATGCAGCAACGACATTTCCAAAACCGGAAATTGTCTATAAGACAATGGACACATTCTATCGGACCTTAGGTGCGAACCCTGGCCGCTCGGGCCACAGGATGGCTGTGGCAGCAGAAAAAGAAATTGAGGATACACGCAATGTTGTTGCACGATTATTTGGTATCAAGGATTCGCGGCGGTTTATTTTTACGTTTAATGCCACTGATGCGATAAATATGGGAATTAAAGGATTACTCAAAACGGGTGATCATGCCATTACAACTCATCTTGAACATAATGCTGTATCCCGATCTCTTTATAGTCTTGAGAAAAAGGGCATCATCACAATAACTAAGGTTAAAAATTCTCTGGAAGGTCTTATTGATCCAAATGATATTAAGACTGCTATTACGTCCAAAACCCGATTAATCGTTATGGCACATGCTCCTAACGTTCTGGGTACGATTCAACCGATTAAGGAAATTGGTTCCATTGCAAGAGAACATGATATTTTGTTTATGGTAGATGCTGCTCAAACGGCGGGGGTATGTGAAATTGATGTTAATAAATATGCCATTGACATGCTTGCCTTTACAGGACACAAAGGTACGTTAGGGCCAACAGGGACTGGCGGATTGTATGTAGGGGAGCGATTAACGCTTGACCCCTGGCGGGAAGGCGGTACAGGTTTTGAGCCTGCATTATTATCGCAACCGGAAGAGTTACCGTTTAAACTCGAGAGTGGGACACCCAATACGGTGGGTATAGCAGGTTTGAGGGCCGGTATTGAATATATTGCATCCGCAGGTATTCATACCATCAGAATGCATGAACAAAAATTAATCAATAAACTCATACAGGCACTAAAAGATGATCAGCGTTTTATCCTGTATGGAACACAGGAGATATCGAAGAAAGTAGGCATTCTTTCTCTCAATGTAAAGGGATTTAAGCCGGCGGAGATCGGAGCCATCCTTGATCAGTCTTTCGATATTGCGGTGCGTCCGGGTCTTCATTGTGCTCCTTTTGCGCATCAGATGATGGGGACATTTCCCGATGGAACCGTAAGGATAAGCCCCGGATGTTTTACTACAGAGGAAGAGATAGATCAACTCATAGCTGCACTCGATCAAATTGCGAGTGAGGAAATATAA
- a CDS encoding enoyl-CoA hydratase/isomerase family protein: MKDIRMNRGDNSGYDHIEFEEIRTNNGKAIGIIYLKKPPRNSIGSWLLDALYDKMDQYEGDERVGAIIIASKLRGVFSDGADRDELFGTWISGLVADKNYERFHRAHEMFVEIENCKKPVIAAINGVTIGAGLELAMLCDLRIASELSFFSLPEAKPELSIIPGLGGTQRLPRYIGMARAKEMLFLGKMIRAETALEWGLINQISPHKEVIDHAIVLAETLLKRDARALKEMKKCINFAGENDILKGIEYEVGLFAEMMRLKFSNKGK, encoded by the coding sequence ATGAAAGATATCCGCATGAATCGTGGTGATAACTCCGGTTATGATCACATTGAATTTGAAGAAATCAGGACAAATAATGGTAAGGCCATCGGTATTATTTATCTGAAAAAACCTCCACGAAACTCTATAGGTTCATGGCTTCTGGATGCCCTCTATGATAAGATGGATCAATATGAGGGTGATGAGAGAGTGGGCGCTATTATTATTGCCAGTAAACTAAGGGGCGTCTTTAGTGACGGCGCTGACCGTGATGAGCTCTTTGGCACCTGGATATCGGGTCTTGTAGCTGATAAGAATTATGAGCGGTTTCATCGCGCTCATGAGATGTTTGTGGAGATTGAAAATTGTAAAAAGCCTGTTATTGCTGCCATAAACGGAGTTACGATCGGTGCTGGTTTAGAGCTTGCTATGCTGTGTGACCTGCGTATTGCATCTGAACTTTCCTTTTTCAGCCTGCCAGAGGCAAAACCTGAACTGAGTATTATTCCCGGTCTTGGAGGCACACAGCGTTTGCCCCGTTATATCGGTATGGCACGTGCTAAGGAGATGCTGTTTTTAGGAAAGATGATCCGTGCTGAGACTGCTTTGGAATGGGGTCTCATTAATCAAATTTCACCTCATAAAGAGGTTATAGATCATGCCATAGTTTTGGCAGAAACGCTGTTAAAACGAGATGCAAGGGCACTCAAAGAGATGAAGAAATGTATCAATTTTGCGGGAGAGAACGATATCCTGAAAGGTATTGAATATGAGGTGGGTCTCTTTGCAGAGATGATGCGATTAAAATTTTCGAATAAGGGTAAATAA
- a CDS encoding outer membrane beta-barrel protein, translating to MNNLIKYFKTTSLSFVVFFAAFFITANPNAYSFDYHEPVLSITNFLDSLSYDYKGFNIKLTGISVGETYDDNVTFENENEKDDFITDASIGFGISYIGKASSFELVGNLHSQAFMKNNEFNNISEDINFSFNHEFSENDRLSVKNFFVYSEAPLFFRDDFFDEQFVREGGRFKHYTNRFNIDYTKDISKQISATVRYMNDLNAFSEVDIQTSYLNSGGFEIGYLLSSATRFSVSYDILHRQFENAEDALVNTITTGIRQYITKKLYFDGGVGIDFIDSFDDKNYTRPLYFASVTYEVDEKTSAGISFLKKNSTNAYTADIFDEWRTAINFKRQIFERFGGAFSVFYGDGEYVSSNFQRELFGVKTDLTYDINKNLRADLAYSYSDLSSNIETTEYEKNTIFLGLIAEF from the coding sequence GTGAATAATCTAATAAAATATTTTAAGACAACATCCTTATCCTTCGTAGTTTTTTTTGCAGCTTTTTTTATAACTGCCAATCCAAATGCTTATTCTTTTGACTATCACGAGCCAGTTCTCTCAATTACCAACTTTCTTGATTCACTTTCGTATGATTATAAGGGTTTTAACATAAAACTTACAGGAATATCAGTTGGTGAGACCTATGATGATAATGTTACCTTTGAAAATGAGAATGAAAAAGACGATTTTATAACGGATGCGAGTATCGGATTCGGTATAAGCTATATAGGTAAGGCCAGTAGTTTTGAATTAGTGGGTAATTTACACAGTCAGGCATTTATGAAGAATAATGAATTCAACAATATCTCTGAAGATATTAATTTTAGTTTTAATCATGAATTCTCAGAAAATGATCGCTTGAGTGTAAAAAATTTCTTTGTTTATTCAGAGGCCCCTCTCTTTTTCCGGGATGATTTTTTTGATGAACAGTTTGTAAGAGAAGGAGGACGATTTAAACATTATACAAATCGTTTCAATATTGACTATACAAAAGATATCAGCAAACAGATTTCTGCTACCGTGCGATATATGAATGATCTAAACGCATTTTCTGAGGTTGATATACAAACTTCATATCTCAACAGTGGAGGTTTTGAAATAGGTTACTTGTTAAGCTCTGCTACCCGTTTCTCTGTATCGTACGATATCCTTCACAGACAATTTGAAAATGCTGAGGATGCCTTAGTAAACACCATTACTACGGGAATAAGGCAATATATAACGAAAAAGCTTTATTTTGATGGTGGAGTTGGTATCGATTTCATAGATTCTTTTGACGATAAAAACTACACCAGACCGCTTTATTTCGCATCAGTTACGTATGAAGTGGATGAAAAAACGAGTGCAGGTATTTCATTCTTAAAGAAAAATAGTACCAATGCTTATACCGCAGATATTTTTGATGAGTGGAGGACTGCAATTAACTTCAAACGGCAAATTTTCGAAAGGTTTGGAGGTGCATTTTCTGTTTTTTATGGCGATGGTGAATATGTTTCTTCAAATTTCCAAAGAGAACTGTTTGGAGTAAAAACAGACTTAACTTATGATATTAATAAGAACTTACGTGCAGATCTAGCCTACTCTTATTCAGATTTGAGCTCTAATATTGAGACTACTGAATACGAAAAAAATACTATCTTCTTAGGATTAATTGCAGAGTTTTAA
- a CDS encoding sugar transferase — translation MCFLQCHINSAMLKEHYVIFRGLMTFSDMCIVFATFFLGFYLRKHPNGYYQMSDYLILIPILLIIWGVLLYCFGMYNSFRTKHIADVLFIVIEAALVGCSLFGSFIFITKMNSVSRLHIVYSFLFAVMFISIEKIALIQFFRYQRKKGFNTRNILIVGTGVRAQHLINLISNHPEWGIRIIGLVDNDTTKINTMICGYKVIGSFNDVSDILHNCVVDEVIFVVPRSWLSKIEKIMSMCEIEGLKVSVALDLFELKLSKAKYSNLERLPLLTFESTPDKLLHLFIKRLFDLSVSTTALILSSPIFALAAITVKMTSKGHVFFKQQRCSLNGRTFTMYKFRTMVEDAESKLNDLLKYNEMKGPVFKMKNDPRVTRVGKFLRKFSIDELPQLWSVFKGDMSLVGPRPPIPNEVSKYEPWQRRRLSMRPGLTCLWQAYGRNKITDFNEWMRLDLTYIDNWSLWLDCKILLKTLPVVLFGVGAK, via the coding sequence ATGTGTTTTCTACAGTGCCATATTAATAGTGCTATGTTAAAAGAACATTATGTCATATTCAGAGGTCTGATGACGTTTTCAGACATGTGTATAGTCTTCGCGACTTTCTTTTTAGGATTTTACTTAAGAAAACATCCTAATGGTTATTATCAGATGAGTGATTATCTTATCCTTATACCTATACTCCTGATTATTTGGGGAGTCCTTTTATACTGCTTTGGAATGTATAATTCCTTCAGAACCAAACATATAGCAGATGTCTTATTTATTGTAATTGAAGCAGCTCTTGTTGGATGTAGTCTTTTTGGAAGCTTCATCTTCATCACAAAAATGAATTCCGTTAGCAGACTCCATATCGTTTATTCATTTCTCTTCGCAGTAATGTTCATAAGTATCGAAAAAATTGCTCTCATACAATTTTTTCGGTATCAACGGAAAAAAGGTTTTAATACAAGGAACATTTTAATCGTTGGAACAGGTGTAAGGGCGCAACACCTTATCAATTTAATTAGCAATCATCCTGAGTGGGGAATCAGGATAATCGGTCTCGTGGATAATGATACAACAAAAATAAATACGATGATCTGTGGATACAAAGTAATCGGGTCCTTTAACGATGTAAGCGATATCCTTCACAATTGTGTTGTCGACGAGGTTATATTTGTTGTTCCACGCTCATGGCTAAGCAAGATTGAAAAGATAATGTCTATGTGTGAGATTGAGGGATTAAAGGTAAGTGTAGCGCTTGATTTATTTGAACTTAAATTATCAAAGGCAAAATATAGTAATTTGGAAAGGCTTCCTTTGCTTACCTTTGAGAGTACACCCGATAAATTATTGCATCTTTTTATTAAGCGATTATTTGACTTAAGTGTTTCTACAACTGCCCTTATATTATCATCGCCAATTTTTGCATTAGCTGCTATAACGGTAAAAATGACATCAAAAGGTCACGTCTTTTTTAAACAGCAAAGATGTAGCCTGAATGGCAGAACATTTACCATGTATAAGTTCAGAACAATGGTTGAAGATGCCGAAAGCAAACTCAACGATCTTCTTAAATATAATGAAATGAAAGGCCCTGTCTTTAAAATGAAAAACGACCCCAGGGTAACAAGGGTTGGAAAATTTTTAAGAAAATTTAGTATAGATGAGCTGCCACAATTATGGAGTGTATTTAAAGGTGATATGAGCCTGGTGGGCCCAAGACCTCCCATTCCGAATGAAGTAAGTAAATATGAGCCCTGGCAACGAAGGCGGCTCAGTATGCGACCAGGTTTAACATGCCTTTGGCAGGCATACGGAAGAAATAAGATAACTGATTTTAACGAATGGATGCGGCTGGACTTAACGTATATTGATAACTGGTCGCTCTGGCTTGATTGTAAAATATTATTAAAAACATTACCGGTAGTGTTGTTTGGAGTAGGAGCAAAATAG
- a CDS encoding NifU family protein, protein MREKVEEALNHIRPALQADGGDIELVDIEGGIVKVRLRGACGTCPSALMTLKYGVEERLKEEIPEVESVELA, encoded by the coding sequence ATGAGAGAAAAAGTAGAAGAAGCACTTAATCATATTAGACCTGCACTACAGGCGGATGGCGGCGATATTGAATTAGTAGATATAGAGGGAGGTATTGTGAAGGTGCGCCTGAGAGGAGCTTGTGGAACTTGCCCAAGTGCACTCATGACGCTAAAGTATGGTGTGGAAGAACGTCTTAAAGAAGAGATCCCTGAAGTAGAATCTGTGGAACTTGCATAG
- the hemA gene encoding glutamyl-tRNA reductase produces the protein MSILVVGLNHKSAPVEVREKLAFNANNIPTALSYFLQKYQKAEAVILSTCNRVEIYVSSLDGTIQAEDVLSFLADFHKVELPVFSPYMYHNKDDRAVNHLFFVTTSLDSMVLGESQILSQVKEAYTIASLQESTGKVLNQLFQQALNVAKIVHTKTSIGKRKVSISSVAVEFAEKIFQDFTGKMVLVVGAGEMCELLIKHLYEEGARTFVVANRTFERAQELAHTYHGQAIKYELLGEYLAKADIIISSTSAPHYVIHAQQIKEAIKHRRGNPIFLIDIAVPRDIEPDVAKIDNVYLYNIDDLQSVVSQNIDERTREIEKCRSIIEEEVEHFMAKLEEIKIEPAITLLRNHFHAIGREELNRLKPKLKNMQDGEWEQVVYTIERTINKLLHHPAKVAKQEAKNGGGYRYVETIKKLFGIFHHTDHPQH, from the coding sequence ATGAGTATTTTAGTTGTAGGGTTGAACCATAAATCAGCCCCTGTAGAGGTTAGAGAAAAACTTGCTTTTAATGCTAATAATATCCCCACTGCTTTATCCTATTTTCTTCAAAAATATCAAAAGGCAGAAGCTGTTATCTTATCGACCTGTAACCGTGTTGAAATATATGTATCCTCTTTGGATGGCACTATTCAAGCAGAGGATGTCCTTTCATTCCTTGCTGATTTCCACAAGGTTGAGTTACCTGTTTTTTCCCCTTATATGTACCATAACAAGGACGACCGGGCGGTTAATCATCTTTTCTTTGTCACTACCAGCCTTGATTCTATGGTATTAGGAGAATCACAAATCCTGTCACAGGTTAAAGAAGCCTATACCATAGCGTCTTTGCAGGAATCCACGGGAAAGGTCCTCAATCAGCTATTTCAGCAGGCGCTCAATGTCGCTAAAATCGTGCATACGAAAACTTCTATTGGAAAGAGAAAGGTCTCTATAAGTTCTGTAGCAGTAGAATTTGCCGAAAAAATATTTCAGGATTTTACCGGAAAAATGGTTCTCGTGGTAGGCGCCGGTGAAATGTGCGAGCTTCTCATAAAGCATCTGTATGAAGAAGGAGCGCGTACATTCGTGGTTGCAAACCGCACATTTGAACGTGCACAGGAACTTGCTCACACATATCATGGCCAGGCCATTAAATATGAATTACTGGGAGAATACCTCGCAAAGGCTGATATTATTATTAGCTCCACTTCCGCTCCTCACTATGTGATTCATGCCCAGCAGATAAAAGAGGCCATCAAACACCGGAGGGGAAATCCTATATTCCTCATAGATATTGCCGTTCCAAGAGATATTGAACCTGACGTCGCCAAAATTGACAATGTATATCTCTACAATATTGATGATTTACAATCTGTCGTAAGCCAAAACATCGATGAGCGAACCAGAGAGATAGAAAAATGCCGTAGTATTATTGAAGAGGAAGTAGAACATTTTATGGCAAAGCTTGAGGAAATAAAGATAGAACCTGCAATAACCCTATTGCGGAATCATTTTCATGCGATCGGCAGGGAAGAGTTAAATCGTTTAAAACCAAAACTGAAAAACATGCAAGATGGAGAATGGGAACAAGTTGTTTACACTATTGAACGTACCATTAATAAACTCCTTCACCACCCGGCAAAGGTAGCAAAACAAGAGGCGAAAAACGGAGGTGGATATCGATACGTAGAAACCATCAAAAAGTTATTTGGAATTTTCCATCATACGGACCACCCTCAACATTAG
- the fabG gene encoding 3-oxoacyl-[acyl-carrier-protein] reductase: MEFKDTVAIVTGGTRGIGKSIALELAKNGCNIAFNYNKNTDAAHLLVKEIESMGTKAISFQVNAASFEGAKNMVKEVKDRFGKIDFLVNNAGITRDKLLALMAENDWDDVINTNLKSVYNFSKSVITQMIKQKSGSILNITSVSGITGIAGQVNYSSSKAGMIGFTKALAKEVGKANITVNAIACGFIETDMTAVLPQEYKDKMIEMIPVRRFGTPDDVAKAAIFLLSDHAKYITGHVISVDGGLAM; encoded by the coding sequence ATGGAGTTCAAGGATACCGTAGCAATAGTTACGGGTGGTACCCGGGGTATAGGCAAGTCAATCGCATTAGAACTGGCAAAAAACGGCTGCAACATAGCCTTTAACTACAATAAAAATACCGATGCTGCCCATCTTCTGGTAAAGGAAATTGAATCGATGGGTACAAAGGCCATTTCTTTCCAGGTAAATGCAGCCAGCTTTGAAGGTGCTAAGAATATGGTAAAAGAAGTGAAGGATAGATTTGGAAAGATTGATTTCCTGGTAAATAATGCCGGTATTACCCGTGATAAACTCCTCGCTTTAATGGCAGAGAATGATTGGGATGATGTTATCAATACCAATCTCAAAAGTGTTTATAATTTTTCTAAATCGGTAATTACCCAGATGATCAAACAAAAATCCGGTAGTATCCTGAATATAACCTCAGTAAGCGGAATAACGGGAATAGCAGGTCAGGTAAACTATTCTTCCTCCAAGGCCGGTATGATAGGATTTACCAAGGCCCTTGCCAAAGAGGTGGGGAAGGCAAATATTACGGTAAATGCAATAGCCTGCGGCTTTATTGAAACAGATATGACGGCAGTTTTACCTCAGGAATATAAGGATAAAATGATTGAGATGATTCCGGTAAGAAGATTTGGCACACCTGATGATGTCGCTAAAGCGGCGATTTTCCTGTTATCAGACCATGCTAAATACATTACCGGTCATGTAATTAGTGTCGATGGTGGTTTAGCAATGTAG
- a CDS encoding ThiF family adenylyltransferase, whose amino-acid sequence MSERYVRQTMFYGIGNHGQKILMDKSAVLIGCGALGCTSANLLVRSGIGCLKIVDRDYIEESNLQRQSLFDEEDIKKNLPKSVAAQKKLQAVNSHIQIESCVADLNPSNIESLLENTDIVIDGTDNFETRFLMNDYCVKKEIPWIYGACIGSVGLIMDIVPSKTPCLRCLLDHIPPFGTTETCDTAGIIAPIASIIASIQVAEALKILTNNFDVLNNGLLKIDIWQNEIKRLHVGDIKRKSDCVTCKQHYYEFLSKDSYSMTTSLCGRNAVQILHPNRSKLDLTQLAARLEKVGTVSFNNFLLRLKTEKYDITVFPDGRSIISGTNDMSLAKGLYAKYIGM is encoded by the coding sequence ATGTCAGAACGTTATGTCCGGCAGACAATGTTTTATGGTATAGGCAATCATGGCCAAAAAATACTTATGGATAAGTCTGCCGTGCTTATCGGTTGCGGTGCCTTAGGCTGCACCTCAGCAAACCTTCTTGTCCGCAGCGGAATTGGATGCCTAAAAATTGTAGACCGTGATTATATTGAAGAAAGTAATTTGCAACGCCAATCGTTATTTGACGAAGAAGATATAAAAAAAAACCTTCCCAAATCTGTCGCCGCACAAAAAAAACTTCAAGCAGTTAATTCCCATATCCAGATTGAATCCTGTGTTGCTGACCTTAATCCATCGAATATAGAGTCCCTTTTAGAGAATACCGATATTGTTATTGATGGAACTGATAATTTTGAAACACGGTTCCTGATGAATGATTATTGTGTGAAAAAAGAGATACCCTGGATTTATGGGGCATGCATCGGATCTGTAGGTTTAATCATGGATATTGTTCCGTCAAAAACGCCCTGTTTGCGGTGCCTGCTTGATCATATCCCGCCTTTTGGCACCACAGAAACATGCGATACGGCAGGGATTATTGCACCCATTGCCAGTATTATTGCTTCTATCCAAGTAGCAGAAGCATTAAAGATCTTAACAAACAACTTTGATGTCTTAAATAACGGTCTTTTAAAGATAGACATCTGGCAAAATGAGATAAAAAGATTGCATGTCGGGGATATCAAAAGGAAGTCTGATTGTGTAACATGCAAACAACATTATTATGAATTCCTGTCCAAAGATAGCTATTCAATGACCACCTCTTTGTGTGGCAGAAATGCCGTACAAATTTTACATCCCAACAGATCAAAATTAGATTTAACGCAGCTTGCAGCACGACTTGAAAAAGTGGGAACGGTCTCTTTTAATAACTTTTTATTACGGTTAAAGACAGAGAAATATGATATAACGGTATTTCCTGATGGGCGTTCAATTATTTCTGGCACAAATGATATGTCTTTAGCAAAAGGGCTTTACGCAAAATATATAGGAATGTAA
- a CDS encoding DUF1858 domain-containing protein yields the protein MDENIKKITKKTSIGDVIKQYPETEPVIKKYFGSGCFTCPGSKMEDISFGATMHNIDPEVIIKELNEVISKKKS from the coding sequence ATGGATGAGAATATAAAGAAGATAACGAAAAAGACCAGTATTGGGGATGTGATTAAGCAATATCCCGAGACGGAACCTGTTATAAAAAAATATTTCGGTTCCGGTTGTTTTACATGTCCAGGCTCAAAGATGGAAGACATTTCATTTGGTGCTACGATGCATAATATTGACCCTGAAGTAATCATTAAAGAATTGAATGAAGTTATTAGTAAGAAAAAAAGTTAA
- a CDS encoding muconolactone Delta-isomerase family protein, whose protein sequence is MLFLLKVEIKQMPPLPVKDFLEYVIKEWEYFSRFQRRGKIIAGGKLAGKRGAAAIIDAESNEEMEEIVSKLPLFPFFTDIEITPLVPMEKALLDTKRIHSLMK, encoded by the coding sequence ATGCTATTTTTATTAAAAGTTGAAATAAAGCAAATGCCCCCTTTGCCGGTAAAAGACTTTTTGGAATATGTTATAAAAGAATGGGAATATTTTTCACGATTTCAAAGGCGTGGCAAGATTATAGCGGGTGGGAAATTAGCTGGTAAGAGGGGGGCTGCGGCTATAATCGATGCTGAATCCAATGAAGAGATGGAAGAGATCGTCTCAAAATTACCGCTCTTTCCGTTCTTTACCGATATAGAAATTACGCCTCTTGTGCCTATGGAGAAGGCACTTCTGGATACCAAGAGGATTCATTCGCTGATGAAGTAG
- a CDS encoding cytochrome c biogenesis protein, translating into MISLPHTPFIIVIVLYFISSVWSIGSIVKPLAFNRKVVKWSMMMGFFIHSGFLVFLGFESSNIPITNVYESFISLLWCILFVYINLDYLYKLPSLDTFLIPVVTALSLWALTFDGGNLLITVHLQNFWLIAHIIPIFVGYAAFTISFSLSIMYLTQQRQLKHKLFGPLFNRLPSLEGIDKLMWKTISFGFPLLTLGLVFGTFWVKTQNILGEMWYLDYKVILGLATWLIYAALLHMRLVASFHGTKIACLTIAGFCLVLFTFIGTFFMGSKHAFQNVNEQSHTKILHIQ; encoded by the coding sequence ATGATATCGTTACCACATACTCCTTTTATAATTGTTATAGTCCTCTATTTCATATCTTCGGTATGGTCTATAGGATCCATCGTAAAACCACTTGCTTTTAATAGAAAAGTAGTCAAGTGGTCTATGATGATGGGATTCTTTATTCACAGCGGTTTTCTGGTATTCCTGGGTTTTGAATCAAGCAATATCCCGATAACCAATGTATACGAATCCTTCATATCATTACTCTGGTGTATTCTCTTTGTTTACATCAATCTGGATTATCTTTACAAATTACCCTCTCTAGATACTTTTTTAATTCCTGTTGTTACAGCGCTTTCACTATGGGCACTTACATTTGATGGAGGGAATCTGCTCATTACCGTGCATCTTCAGAACTTTTGGCTTATAGCGCATATTATCCCTATATTTGTAGGATACGCCGCCTTTACCATATCCTTTAGCCTGAGTATCATGTATTTAACACAGCAAAGACAATTAAAACATAAGTTATTTGGCCCTCTTTTTAATAGATTGCCCTCATTGGAAGGAATTGACAAGCTTATGTGGAAAACAATTTCTTTTGGCTTTCCTCTCCTCACCTTAGGACTTGTATTTGGTACTTTTTGGGTAAAAACACAAAATATTTTAGGCGAGATGTGGTATTTGGATTACAAGGTTATTCTTGGTTTGGCAACCTGGCTCATATACGCAGCGCTGTTGCATATGCGCCTTGTCGCATCTTTTCATGGTACAAAGATCGCATGTTTGACTATTGCAGGTTTTTGCCTTGTGCTTTTTACCTTTATCGGTACCTTCTTTATGGGATCCAAACATGCCTTTCAGAATGTCAACGAACAATCTCATACAAAGATTTTACATATTCAATAA
- a CDS encoding L-2-amino-thiazoline-4-carboxylic acid hydrolase, with protein MSLVLGPIHHWMYGKIKTTEARESAIISAFKSKYGAEADDLLVQVYKKYPKSSVSKPLEELLANKSIHQGIQSLIIEVETREAAVIAAFCSKYHDAAKVAAEAAHKHGINCGKEAIKNKGLSGADCNNTSKVFEVMGDYHSDGMPCDRGAQIVSESDKRTLWDHESCIHEQYWKSAGADFLTMCTIINEWIAGFGEGIQSKIRYKREKAIAAGDPSCLGSFEIKD; from the coding sequence ATGAGTTTAGTACTTGGCCCCATACATCATTGGATGTACGGGAAAATAAAAACCACGGAGGCACGGGAGTCTGCCATCATTTCTGCATTTAAATCAAAGTACGGTGCAGAAGCGGATGACCTTCTTGTACAGGTATATAAAAAGTATCCAAAATCGAGTGTTAGCAAACCGCTTGAAGAATTATTGGCCAACAAATCAATTCATCAAGGAATCCAAAGCCTCATTATAGAAGTGGAGACGAGAGAAGCCGCTGTGATTGCTGCGTTCTGTTCCAAATATCATGATGCTGCAAAAGTAGCTGCAGAGGCTGCGCATAAACACGGAATAAACTGTGGTAAAGAGGCCATCAAGAACAAGGGACTATCAGGAGCCGATTGCAACAATACATCAAAAGTATTTGAGGTAATGGGAGATTATCACAGTGATGGGATGCCCTGTGACCGGGGAGCGCAGATAGTATCAGAATCTGACAAACGTACCTTATGGGATCACGAAAGCTGTATTCATGAGCAATACTGGAAGAGCGCAGGAGCAGATTTTTTAACCATGTGTACTATCATTAATGAATGGATTGCAGGGTTTGGTGAAGGAATACAGAGTAAGATCAGATATAAGAGAGAAAAAGCTATTGCAGCAGGTGATCCATCATGTTTAGGTAGTTTCGAAATTAAAGACTAA